In Chaetodon trifascialis isolate fChaTrf1 chromosome 6, fChaTrf1.hap1, whole genome shotgun sequence, one DNA window encodes the following:
- the wsb2 gene encoding WD repeat and SOCS box-containing protein 2 isoform X1: MCSTENSEELQAAPSDPALILELKTRRPPSLEGRAGCETWSVDFSPDGAWFAWSMGHGIVWVVAWPLDSEDSQNGDTDRGDKSFSCGHPVWGLAFGPRPPKSAAAARPAYTPPKGNGSLLLATGLENGVIKIWNVLTGEAVFDLHGHEGVVRDLVFPQNGTLTLISSSRDKTLRIWDLAHKGKKVQMLSGHKDWISCCSVSPDCSMIASVGRFDRMVCLWSLRSYTFMRNLTGGTHKTLYLLSSCDFSPDGALLATAAFSGSSWWIDLWDPYTAEKLATLVDYFEDYGQNQISAIQFSPNGLYLAIVTDDSRALRIWEPGKKGMVMQTKADRDSNGLCCKYHPQGGVVATGTRDGHVRFWKAPRTVPSLCHLCRSILRHSVSTHQMEPLPLPKRILEYLTYRNIPNRLKTCCSSDDEDWEG, translated from the exons ATGTGCTCCACGGAAAACAGCGAGGAGCTACAAGCGGCAC CGTCCGACCCGGCTCTTATCCTGGAGCTGAAGACTAGGCGCCCCCCGTCGCTGGAGGGCCGGGCGGGATGTGAGACCTGGAGCGTGGACTTTTCCCCGGACGGAGCCTGGTTCGCCTGGTCGATGGGACACGGCATCGTGTGGGTGGTCGCCTGGCCTCTCGACTCCGA agacagtcagaaCGGAGACACTGACCGAGGAGACAAGAGCTTCAGTTGCGGTCATCCAGTGTGGGGCCTCGCCTTCGGACCCAGACCTCCaaaatctgctgcagcagcccgCCCAGCTTACACTCCACCGAAAGGGAACGGCAGCCTGCTTCTGGCCACAGGCCTGGAGAACGGGGTGATCAAAATCTGGAATGTGTTAACTG GTGAGGCTGTGTTTGATCTCCATGGCCACGAAGGTGTTGTGAGGGACCTGGTCTTCCCTCAAAACGGGACGCTCACACTCATATCATCTTCTCGGGACAAGACGTTGAGGATTTGGGACCTGGCTCACAAAG GTAAAAAGGTGCAAATGCTTTCTGGACATAAGGACTggatcagctgctgcagtgtgtcccCAGACTGCAGCATGATCGCGTCTGTCGGCAGGTTTGACAGA ATGGTGTGTCTGTGGAGCCTGCGGTCATATACATTCATGAGGAACCTGACAGGAGGGACCCATAAGACCTTGTACCTCCTGTCTTCCTGTGACTTCTCTCCTGACGGCGCGCTGCTCGCCACCGCGGCCTTCAGCGGCTCAAGCTGGTGGATTGACCTCTGGGACCCGTACACCGCAGAGAAGCTGGCCACGCTGGT TGACTACTTTGAAGATTACGGGCAAAACCAAATCTCAGCAATACAGTTCTCCCCCAATGGTTTGTACTTGGCGATTGTGACGGATGACAG CAGAGCTCTTCGGATCTGGGAGCCGGGGAAGAAAGGGATGGTGATGCAGACCAAAGCGGACAGAGACTCTAATGGACTCTGCTGCAAGTACCATCCACAAGGGGGAGTGGTCGCCACGGG AACCAGAGACGGTCACGTGAGGTTCTGGAAGGCTCCCCGGACAGTGCCCAGCCTGTGCCACCTGTGTCGATCCATCCTGCGCCACTCCGTGTCCACACACCAGATGGAGCCGCTGCCCCTCCCCAAGAGGATCCTCGAGTACCTCACCTACAGAAACATCCCCAACCGCCTCAagacctgctgctcctcagacgACGAGGACTGGGAAGGCTGA
- the wsb2 gene encoding WD repeat and SOCS box-containing protein 2 isoform X2, translating to MCSTENSEELQAAPSDPALILELKTRRPPSLEGRAGCETWSVDFSPDGAWFAWSMGHGIVWVVAWPLDSEDSQNGDTDRGDKSFSCGHPVWGLAFGPRPPKSAAAARPAYTPPKGNGSLLLATGLENGVIKIWNVLTGEAVFDLHGHEGVVRDLVFPQNGTLTLISSSRDKTLRIWDLAHKGKKVQMLSGHKDWISCCSVSPDCSMIASVGRFDRMVCLWSLRSYTFMRNLTGGTHKTLYLLSSCDFSPDGALLATAAFSGSSWWIDLWDPYTAEKLATLVDYFEDYGQNQISAIQFSPNGLYLAIVTDDRALRIWEPGKKGMVMQTKADRDSNGLCCKYHPQGGVVATGTRDGHVRFWKAPRTVPSLCHLCRSILRHSVSTHQMEPLPLPKRILEYLTYRNIPNRLKTCCSSDDEDWEG from the exons ATGTGCTCCACGGAAAACAGCGAGGAGCTACAAGCGGCAC CGTCCGACCCGGCTCTTATCCTGGAGCTGAAGACTAGGCGCCCCCCGTCGCTGGAGGGCCGGGCGGGATGTGAGACCTGGAGCGTGGACTTTTCCCCGGACGGAGCCTGGTTCGCCTGGTCGATGGGACACGGCATCGTGTGGGTGGTCGCCTGGCCTCTCGACTCCGA agacagtcagaaCGGAGACACTGACCGAGGAGACAAGAGCTTCAGTTGCGGTCATCCAGTGTGGGGCCTCGCCTTCGGACCCAGACCTCCaaaatctgctgcagcagcccgCCCAGCTTACACTCCACCGAAAGGGAACGGCAGCCTGCTTCTGGCCACAGGCCTGGAGAACGGGGTGATCAAAATCTGGAATGTGTTAACTG GTGAGGCTGTGTTTGATCTCCATGGCCACGAAGGTGTTGTGAGGGACCTGGTCTTCCCTCAAAACGGGACGCTCACACTCATATCATCTTCTCGGGACAAGACGTTGAGGATTTGGGACCTGGCTCACAAAG GTAAAAAGGTGCAAATGCTTTCTGGACATAAGGACTggatcagctgctgcagtgtgtcccCAGACTGCAGCATGATCGCGTCTGTCGGCAGGTTTGACAGA ATGGTGTGTCTGTGGAGCCTGCGGTCATATACATTCATGAGGAACCTGACAGGAGGGACCCATAAGACCTTGTACCTCCTGTCTTCCTGTGACTTCTCTCCTGACGGCGCGCTGCTCGCCACCGCGGCCTTCAGCGGCTCAAGCTGGTGGATTGACCTCTGGGACCCGTACACCGCAGAGAAGCTGGCCACGCTGGT TGACTACTTTGAAGATTACGGGCAAAACCAAATCTCAGCAATACAGTTCTCCCCCAATGGTTTGTACTTGGCGATTGTGACGGATGACAG AGCTCTTCGGATCTGGGAGCCGGGGAAGAAAGGGATGGTGATGCAGACCAAAGCGGACAGAGACTCTAATGGACTCTGCTGCAAGTACCATCCACAAGGGGGAGTGGTCGCCACGGG AACCAGAGACGGTCACGTGAGGTTCTGGAAGGCTCCCCGGACAGTGCCCAGCCTGTGCCACCTGTGTCGATCCATCCTGCGCCACTCCGTGTCCACACACCAGATGGAGCCGCTGCCCCTCCCCAAGAGGATCCTCGAGTACCTCACCTACAGAAACATCCCCAACCGCCTCAagacctgctgctcctcagacgACGAGGACTGGGAAGGCTGA